The following DNA comes from Excalfactoria chinensis isolate bCotChi1 chromosome 5, bCotChi1.hap2, whole genome shotgun sequence.
cagcacagcctgcaggtgacagacagagaggaaagaaaggggacTGAGCTGTCAGGATGTGAAcagtgtgagcaggctgtgagctcactgcaggagcattgctcaaaGACCATGACATGGTAATactcactgcagaccatgcagctgcttttcatagagggatAACTTAATCTGGGAAATACAATAGCAGATCTGGTTGGAGGCATTGCACATTTCTTTATTACagtggaaaaagccttcagcTCCAGCGGAGGGTTTCCATGCTGCAGTAtaaaagcacagccctgagggctgcgtgtcccagcatggctgcgtgtcccagcacggctgcaggctgtgcagccagggctgcaggcgggtgcccagggctgtcctgcagagcagggtccctgctgtgccccaggggctgtgtgccggctatgggactctgccgcctgccaggctcagcactcagcctgcccggggagctgcccagggcgctgcggggagacgtgtggggggaaggagccccccggcagggcttgtgctgccacagctgctgcctggggcagggggatcacagctccactgcacagcaggatgtaTGTGAGGCTGcattgcaagaggagagccaaggcagggattttccttttcctgttctgagtgaaagcagaaaggattggaggcagaaatctaaaaggggctgtcaacTTTGAACACAGCCCAGAGACTCCCCAGTATTTCTCCAGTCAGTTGgctgttttgtgaacagtcacacaggttgtgctttcagcctcacCTTCCTAAAAGGATACAATCAAATTAAGTTATAGTTCTTTTTTTGCAGGCATTAATAGTTCACTTGTCCTGCAAAACGTCTGATTTCTCTGAGACAAATTGAAGTGCTCAACGGCTGTGGCTGGGGTCTTGAAGAGCAGATGTAGTAATAGTGGAAAATTTCCATgaggctgggatatgattagGAAAGTAGCAGAAGGAAAGAGCTCCCTAATCTTCTACTCCTTAAGGGATGGTAAAGATCATGAAAATAAGTTCAATTTCTGGAGTTAATTGAACATTTTctaaaggcaaaagaaaacttttatagtatagcaggaggagtgtctTTGAGAGTGGactggacttgtcattatcttctgcactctgaacaggactccaagcccagcaacagcagatgcccaacagcagctccatcagcgagttcctcctgctgccgttggcagacacgcggcagctgcagctcctgcacttctggctcttgctgggcatctacctggctgccctcctgggcaacggcctcatcagcacagccgtagcctgcgaccgccgcctgcacacccccatgtacttcttcctgctcaacctggccctcctcgacctgggctgcatctccaccactctccccaaagccatggccaacgccctctgggacaccagggccatctcctacacaggatgtgctgcacagctctttttctttgtcttcttcctttcagcagagtattcccttctcaccatcatgtcctatgaccgctacgttgccatctgcaagcccctgcactatgggaccttgatggacagcagagcttgtgccaccatggcagcagctgcgtggggcgctggggttctccattccctgctgcacactgccaatacgttttcactgcctctctgccaaggcaatgttgtcaaccagttcttctgtgaaatccccccgatcctcaagctctcttgctcagcctcctacctcagggaagctgtgtttctcatttttagtatcagtttagtctttggctgctttgttttcgtGCTGTTGTCttatgtgcagatcttccttgttgtgctgaggatgccctctgagcagggacggcacaaagccttctccacgtgcctccctcacctggctgtggtaTCTCTTTTTATCATCACTGGCATGTATGCCTACCTGAATCCCCACTCTGTCTCCTCTCCATCCATGAccctgatggtggcacttctgtactcagtggttcctccaacactgaaccctatgatctacagcatgaggaacagggagatcaagcacacTCTCAGGAAGCTTTTGCAATACGCACTATTCCAGCTTCaataaagtgcacatcttcctcGCAGGATTCGCACTGATGgttatttatgttttatgcatctttgattgtttgattgtgtGTGATATAGcaactcacaaaaaaaaaaaaaaatgttatcaaacatataaataaaaaattattttacttcttttctacctaatttccattttctcactccaagagctcatgtaaacatggaaccagattccctgaataggTTAAAGGATACCTAAAAGgctttcaaaatagacttttccttagctcttctctcttcctaccttgtcTGGGTCTGGTGGAagtacagccacagacagcagcacaacatgctcttttcattcctgctctttccactgccacagtgctctcaagtcctctcatttgtgccGGCCTGACGGTCTTGTGTGTCTCgcaacagtcctgttgtctctacagcagcactctggggctgcagtcagtagccggcaatatgaacggctgtgtcagagctggtctcctttctggcactgccataacaagagggccccttcagagcaggaccagagatctggaggcctcttccaaagctggtgtaagcAGCTCAAGATCTTCTCGTGCTCTTCAATGAGTGACGGGGATAGTTTTAAgagtcccaaggagatctgtaagggactcagggcagtgctggggtttGGAATTTCTTGTGTTAAAGTTAAttactaagacagagaaaaggaaaggattaTGATTATGACATAGATCTATAGATATAAACACATGCTTACATAACGAAATGATTTCACATATATGTAACATATGCATTTGCAAAAATACATGCATAGATACTAATTCAtatgcatatctgtttgcaAGTTTGGGACCTtttttaacagccacagggttcactgtaggaaATGAAGCGActgttgggctgttgcaggagttGAAGCAAATGCAGAGCTCATTGTCAGAGCTGGAATCATTACAGGACTTGTCAATGaagttggagcagccactgggcttATTGGAGAGGTTTGGGCAACCACAGTGCTGTacctcctggcacagtgcaTTTCCTTtgggaggaatttgtttcattttcttatagcaatacttggaacagctacagATCCTGTAGCAGGAGTGACTGCCGAGCTCATTATGAGGGGTGGAGTGACAGCAGAATCTGTCTGAGAGCATGAAGCAACTGCAGGACGTGTAGCAAAatcttggagctgctgcttaTGAATATGTAGATGCATTCCAGGAAATTTGTTGAATATGTATGAGCTTGGCTTCGAAATATGTAATGCTTCTGCTTGCTAGTTTGCAAGACAGATGGAGTGATCCCCCTTTGCACCCGGCAccaaataaatgctttcctgCTTTATATTATAACACAGGTTTATAGAGTTTCATTCCTCAAGTCAATTTGGTGGCCCAGATGGGACCAGCTCTATTCGGCTGCAGGACCAGCTGAGAGGGGGGACACTTGTGGCGCACCCTGAGATTTCTCCAAAGGACTCCCTTCCTCACCTGATCACTGCAGGGACAGACAAGGACCATCCATAGGCGGACCGGGTATGTGTATGGTAAGGGGAGCCTGTAAGTCCTGAGGAGACATCCTACACAGGGTGCATCCATCCGTGCTGTCCCTAGGGAGGTGAGCTCACAGCTTAGGTTGATGGCTGGGATAGGAAGACTCCTAGGGGGAGTTCCTATGAAGGGGACCTGTAAGTCATATGCATGGAAACAAGAGCAAGTACTCTCTCCCAGGTGGCAGGCAATAGGACGGACCTAGGTTGGCCTCTCCTATGGGTATGGGATATAGTGGATATCCTGTCAAATGATAGCCTGGGTTCTCCTTGCTGTAATCATGGGGCTTTTAGGTTGTATGGCCATTATTATCACCTGCTGTAAGTGTTCAGTACTGTGTATCTAATCATTACAGGTCAAGATGACATGGAAAAAATCTTAAAGTTTGCAACTGGTCGACCAGGGTATGAGCTTTATTAATATTCCAGCTAGAAGACGTTGTCAACATTGTGTATATTGAATAAACCATGTTTTTCGATCTAAATGCCAGAGTGActgtggtgtgagtgagacACAGAATAGCTGTGGGGTGAGTGCCGAATCCCGACCGTGTTTCCTTCcatttgcaaaggaaatggaCAGAGACAGACAAGGTGAAAGACTCTGTGTTGTCTGTTCACACATAGGTACTTTCTGCTTGTATGTAGGAAGACGGGAGTTTGTACTCTATAGATTAGGAAATGACCTGAGGAGAGGTGTACATTCCGCCCGAcaaatgagtgtcaacccatttatgtaatactatgtaCTGCTTGTGAGGAAGTGTGTGAGGGAGGTGGGTCAGTCAGTGCTGGTTCTGTGGTGAAGTGTTTATAACTGAACGACAGGGATTGTTAGGGGAAAGTTATATAGTATTAAGGGTGTTTATGGGAACTAAATAACAGTATTGTttcacaaactgctttgatggtataagaaagcataattgttaatggcatatggaagtgtatttgagggtatgtggaagtgtaaatgagggtacaaagagtggaatagtttacagacgaaaaagggttaaagagaaagtgagctaatctgcactgacatgagagcaacccccCGCACCATTCCTCTACGAGCttagcagagcagagcagagacacagtccccatgtatcaGGTAGTGTTATTCAGCTTACTAAATGGATGAGCTCTCaagagaagaggcagatcttcctctctgctccatctgtggcataccCTGGAGTtgaaggcattgcaaagctatggcgCATCTACGTTCTTTCGCTGATGACACCTTAGTTTGCTCTGGGCTCCTATTTCAGTGGCATCTAAATAAGTCTAGGGTCATGCCAgctgacaggaagctggcaaatgttgtctcattgtaaggaagagcaagaaagatgacaggggcaattatggacctgtcagtctcactccagtgcctggtaaaattatggagaaagtGATGGTGGgagtgatagaaaaaaaaacacctgaaggacaattctgtcattggtcacaACCAACACAACTTCCTgaggggaaggtcctgtttaactatCGGACTTTTTATGACACGGTTAGCAAATTGGTTGATCAAGGGAAGCCATTTGATGTtatccttgaggatttcagtagtgCTTTTGAGACTATTTCTCACAGCACATTTCTGGACAGAATGTCCAGCATATGGCTAGGCACAAACAGAACGCGGTGGGCGAACAGTTGGTCTATAGGTCAGGCCCAAACGACTATAGTCACTGGGTTCCATTgggctggtagatggtcactcTCAGGGTTCcgcagggctccattttagggccacttctctttcatgtttttgtggatgacttgcatgcaggactagaagatgatctgagcaagtttgctgatgagaccagatgaggaggtgctgttgctaCCACTGAGGGTGAAAAgcacttgcagagagatgtggacaagtcagagaagtgggtaccagttggtactaagcaccaagtgcataaagtataacaagaacaagtgcctgattgtgcatctgggtaggggcaaccctggacatacacactgactgaatatgggacactggagagtggtctgactgaaaaggatcGGGAGTCCTGGTCAACATCAAACTGAATGTGattcagcagtgtgcccaggcatcCAGGAAGCTCAACGgtccattggagtgcatcaagcaaggcatTGCCTGCTGGGTGAGGGACAGGATTgtccatctctgctctgcactgctgcagcctcacatGGAGCATTGGGTGCAAttctgggcaccacagaacataaaggacatcaaactatgggagggtgtgcaaatgagggcactggaactgagagatctgaagttcagagttacACTGGTATTGATGCTTGTTCAGAttgggcccttctcacatcccacatcctgcgaTGAGACACAGGACACACATGGcacatgaacctcacagtgtccctgcagcccatgcagatcttctgtccccatgtctttcatttaacatcatacagacctccaacccactgccccaggaaggatccttagtcagcatgaggttctccctgccaagggtctggggatcagggcttggcctgtctgctttgcaaagcaaaggacgggtttctcagcatcagagccaccatgccagtgcctttcactgcctgtagtcatatcttccaattatcttctctaacaagtcccttgggaagcttgcctgttaatgttcctcagtgggcccattaatactccaagaaacttcactgttacttctgactttgccttgttgagcactctgtgcaaacttctgtctgcactgcaggttgatggactcagcatcaAATGCGCCCTGGGGCTCGTTATAATCTAAATagcctcctgtgccttgtgccttcctgttattttcttcaggttttcaaaACTTGTTTAGCAAAATGGAGATGTACCTGCAGAGAGCTTAAAAAGGAAGGATCCAGCAGACAGttactgtctatttatttatagttggGTATAAACAAGTCTTTAAAGCAGCAATGGGCAACTGATATCAATCCAGGATGTCCCCAATGAGGTCTGTTCTGTCACTGTGCGGACAAAGGTCCTTCTCAACCTCCCCATGCCATTTCCACTCACATTGGTCCCAcgggacttgcatcacttttcctcacatcacacTTTTCCTCCGCCGTCACCTGCTCAGTGTTAAACCTGCTTTGGACCAACTCCCactggctttccacagagatACAGCggcacatggaaaatatttcttttttcttttggccaacaaacagaaggaaaaagtgatgCAACTGAATGAACAGGAAAATGCACTGAACAACTGCATGCCTTGTCCAAGCTGTGtctattgaggtttgtctttctcAGGGAATaattgtacaagaaatgagttagacacagataggatgggatggaatgAATGACAGTGAAGGAGTTGACAACAGATTCCATCAGACTTTTGAGGAATGGCTCAAATTCCAGTAATCACCCTGGGATAGATCAGACTTGTAGTTGGGAGGTACCAGCTTCAAACTGAACAGGAGTTGTGAGTATTTCAGACATTGGGAAGGATTAACACattctcattgatttctatctttgtcttcaactctttttttcacttttactgACATTAATGAACATCTTTCAAACttccttccttaaaaaaaaaaaaaagaaagaaagagaaaaagaaaaaaaaaaacaaaggaaaagaaaaaaaaaaaagaaaaaaaaaagaaaaagaaagagattaaaaaaaagaaaaagagaaagaaaaagaaaaggaaaaagaaaaagaaaaagaaaaagaaaaagaaaaagaaaaagaaaaagaaaaagaaaaagaaaaagaaaaagaaaaagaaaaagaaaaagaaaaagaaaaagaaaaagaaaaagaaaaagaaaaagaaagaaaaagaaaaagaaaaagaaaaagaaaaagaaaaagaaaaaggaaaatgaaagaaaaaaaagaaaaagaaaaatgaaaaagtatgatgaaaaaggaaaaggaaaaggaaaaggaaaaggaaaaggaaaaggaaaaggaaaaggaaaaggaaaaggaaaagaaagagaaaaataaagagaaaaagaaagagaaaaagaaagagaaaaagaaaaagaaaaatgaaagaaaaaaagaaaaagaagaaagaaaaaggaaaagaaaaaggaaggagcataaaaaaaataaagaaagaaaaaatgataaggtaaagaaaaagggaaagaaggataaaggggaaaaggataagaaaaaggacaagaaagggaaaaggaaaaacaaaaaggaaaaggaaaagaaaaagagaatgaaagaaaaagaaattgaaaaagaaaaataaataaataaattaataaaaaaaaaaaaaaaaaaaaaaaaggaaaggaaaggaaatcgtagaatcatagaattacccaggttggaaaagacctcgaagatcatcaagtccaaccgcagcctaaccattATACCTcaactctaacagccctctgctaaatcatatctctgagcaccacatccaaacggctcttaaaaACATCCGGTGATGGTGACTCAACAACTTCCCTGGGGATCCTAATCCAGTGTTTAactgccctttctgtaaagaagtgttttctaacGTCTgacctgaacttgccctggcgcaacttgaggccatttctcctcatcctgtcacttgtcaccagtgagaagagacttgtcctgctctcactgtaagcaccttatggatactggaagagagcgataagctctcccctcagcctccttttccctacACTAAaaagccccagcttcctcagcctcttttcacagggctgattttccaagcccttcatgagccttgttgcccttctctgcaccTGCTCCAGTACCACCATGTATATTTTGTACTGaagtgcccaaaactgaatagagcacttgaggtgaggcctcacaaATGCTGAGTACaagggcaggatgacttccctagtcctgctctccacaccattcctgatacaagccaggatgccattggccttcttggccacctgggcacactgctggctcatatacagctgactgtccatcagcacaccaaggtccctttccatcaggcagctttccagccacacctccccaagcctgtagggttgcctggggttgttgtgaccaaaatgcaggacccgacacttggtcccattgaaactcattccgttaaccttggcccatcgatcaagtctatccaggtccctctgtagtgcccatctcccctcaggcagatcaacactccctctcaacttggtgtcatctgcaaacttactgagggtgcacacaGTCTCCTCAatcaagatcatcaatgaagatgacAAACAAAAGCGGTCccaagcactgagccctgggagaTGCCGCTCGTGACCGaccgccaactggattccactccatttgaccacaactctctgggcccggccatccagccagtgcttcacccagcagagtgtgcgcccatccaaaccacgggcagccagcttctctgcaaGAATGTtatggggacagtgtcaaaggccttactgaagtgtaggtagaccacatcgacagccttcccttcatccaccaagcaggtcaccttgtcatagaatgaaatcaggttagtcaaacaggatctaccattccTAAACCCATGCTAACTAGGCCTGATCTTTAATTGGTCCCTGATGGttcctgagattatcctttccataaccttcccggACACCGAGatgagactgatgggcctgtagctgccaagATCATCTTTCTgaccctttttgaagatgggcatcacattcgccagcctccaatccaccgggacatccccagtcagccaagactgccaaaaaatgatggagagtgttttggcaaccacatccgccaacttCCTCTAGGAGCAaactctagggtgcaatccatccggccccatggacttgtaaaCATCCAGCTTTTGAAACAGGTCCAAAACTATCTCATAGTGGATCATGCAGGGCTTATTCTGTTCCCCCTCCATCTACCAGTGCAGGGgcctgtgttcccagggagcaacaagttttactattaaagactgaagcaaagaaggtattaagtagCTCAGCCTCATCCCGATCCTTGGTGACTCAGTTGCCCTCAGCATCCAACAAGGGGTGGGGATTTTCCCtagttttcctcttgctgttgatgtgtttataaaaatagttactgttctcctttaccttagcagccaagctcagttctagctgcactttggctttcctaatcttctccctgcacagcttcactacaTACCTGTAATCCTCACTACATACCTGTAATCCTCACATCTGTAATCCTCATACCGGTAACCCTGTCACATCTaactcccctcccttcccccctcgGACCCAGTTTAAAGCCCTGGTAGTCAATCCAGAGAGCTTGTTCCCCAGCACACTTCTGCCCCACTCGCTCAGTTGAGTCCGTCAGGAGCCCACATACCCAGTTTCTCAAAGGCCTGCCCAAGATCCAAATACCCAAAGCCTTGATCAAGACACAACCCCCTCAGTCAGCATGTTCTCCTCCATCTTCCTGGGTCCCAGCCGTCCACTGGAAGGACAGAGGAGAATGCTACCTGCACCCCTGATCCCTTCAGCATCTTTCCAAGGGATGCAAAGTCCTGTTGAACATTCTTTAGTTTCCTCATTGCAGCATCCTGGGACCCAGCCTGAATGACAACAGAAGGATAGCAGTCTTCCGGTTTAATGAGCCATGGTAGAGCCTTCCCACTGTCTCTAACATGTGCCCCTGGAAGAGAGCACGCCTCACTGGAGAGATTATCTGGGTGGCAAATGGGAGCCTCAGTGCCCCCCAGCAAGGAGTCCCCAGTTACTAAGACTCTCCGCCCTTTTTTGGTGGCACTGGTATTGAGGCAGTGCCCTGACCGGCCTTGCTCCCTGTGCTTGTTACTCCCTGTATTCTCAGTGTGCTTCTCAAGGCATGAGTTTGGACCACTTTGCAGACCTTCATCCCTCTCCTGTGCAAGAGCCTCTGTGAGGAACACACTCAAGAATTTCCAGTCAGGAAAGAAGAACTGTTTATTCAGCATTGTTTATTATATAACAGCTCTCTGTGAAGAGCTGtttattcagcactgcagtagtGTGTGCTCCCACTGCTGACAATTGCACAACTTGTCAGTGAAACCCATTCTGTTATATACCCTGGGTTTGGCGCAGGTAGAGCCTCTCCTGGCACCCACTGGTCGAGCATCTCAGGCTCACAGTCTACCGAAGCTCTTACTGCGTTACACTTCCACAGCTACGTTACACTTCCACACAATGTCTGTTAGCAACCCATTGTCTTTGGGCATGTTCTGTGCTTCTTACGTTGAGAGGAGGGCAATGTTTTCAACAGCCTGCACTAGTTCTGTCCTGTACCGGACTCTCCCCTACCCTACATAATTACCTCACCTGATGCCTGTGCTAATTTTACTATGGTCAGAATGCCCTAGTCTCAAGTTTACTCTGTTTGGAAGCTTTCTCTGTGAAAacccagtggcgcagtggtttaagctgctgcctgcggcactggagggcccgggttcgaatcccccccctgtggcgcaggggtagaagtgccgcttcgctacacagggggctcgaaacccgggagttggactcgatgatctctaaggtcccttccaactcgcatgatactatgatactatgaaaggCAACTTATCCTATGctacatacagaaatactggcAATTTCCGCTGCAAAAACACAGTCTGCCTCTCACACCTCAAATCTCTCACTCAGGGACACTGCAGGGGACACTGCAGGGGTTGGCAGCACCGTGGGGGCTTGGGAGCAGACGCTTCCTTCTGCTTTGAGTAGAGATGAAGCTCTAGCCCCTTTCCCCTCTCAGGCTGTCTAGATCTCTGACCTGCAGGTGAGCAGCTGGATTGGCTACTCCCACTCAGGATGAGGCTGTATGTGTGCGGTGGAAGTAGGCTCACACTTCCTCCTGTCTGTCTCCCTCAGAGATCCCCAAGAGCTCCTCGGGTTGCTGATATCTTGCAGCAGCCTGGCcgtctgctccagcagctcctcgaGCAGGGTATACCGGGAACCAGGTTCTTTTAACTTAACTAGCTCGTAGGTATGGTGAGATGTTTCCTTTATTGCCATCTAAATGGAAACCACAGTGAACTGGATGACCCGCTGCTGTTCTTCTCCAGTGCCAGAGAAGTCCACACATCCCAGCACCACAAAAGGTGGTCCGTACAGCCCAGCACTGTAGGAGGCGATTCCGCCCAGCACCGCTTAAAGCCACTGTGCCCCAGCCTCCATTTGGTGCTGGGCCAGAAGGCTGCACTGCCCCACAGCGCAGAAGGCCACTGCCCTGCCCTCCATTATGTGCTGGGGGCACAGGGTCGCACTGTCCAATAGCACTGAAGGCCACTGTCCCACCCTCCATTATGAGCTgggccagcacacagcacagaaggccaCTGGCACAGCACCCCCACGGCATTCACTGTCTGCACACCCTTGTGACAGGGACGAGAGGCAGTGGGCGCTACAGGGTCAGGGGCAGCTGTCCTTGCAGACAAGCCAAGTGTGGCCGGCCCTCTCCCAGCCAGGGCCTGGCACAGTCCCCAGCCTGCGCTGCGCAGCGGGAgaacagctgggagctggaggtgctgaaggccCAGCTGGAGGGTGAGCggctccactccactccacACCCTGCAGCGCCGCTGGGCTGCTGAGAGATGTGAGCTGCAGGAGGGGGCAGAGCgggagcagcagctggccaAGGTGCTGAGGAACCCCGCCAGGTGCGGCAGGGAGgcccctgcccagctgcaggacgTCCTCAGCAAGCTGCTCTGGGAGATGGATGGTGAGCAGCCTCcggggctccccagcagccGGCCCTCTCCTCGCCGGGGCCCGGCACAGCCCCCCGCCTGCCCTGCACAGCGggagaaaaacaggaaggagctggaggcactgcaggcCCAGATTGAGGGCGAGCAGCTCCgctcccaggagctgcagcgCCGCTGGGCCAGCGAGAGGCGTGAGCGGCAGGAGGCGGCAGAGCGGGAGCGGCAGCTGCTGTCCGACCGACTGCTCTCCAAGTGGGAGCAGGAACGGGTGTCAAAGCTGCAGCGCCTGCGGGAGCAGAGCCTGaggcagtggaaagcagagatccgccaactgctgcaggagaaggaggcCCAACTGCGCCAGatgaaggagctgctgcagaagcgCCGCAATGACACCATCCGCCAGGCATGGCATCTGCAGCGGCAGCTGGCGGAGgtgctgctgaggagcagcagcagcagagtggaccgcagaatgcagctggaagtccaacagcagctctgctggaagtcCCGCGGAGAGCAGGCCGCCCATGCCCTGCGCCTCCAGcgtgagctgcaggagcagagaagataCTTCCTGCAGTACATCCTGGAGCACGGGGAGGGGCAGCCACCCGCCTCCTGCAACGGGGCCAGGGCCTGCCATCGGGCTGTAGCAGAGGTGGGtgttcaggctgcagagcaacaAGAGGCCTGCCCACCTGAgcgcagggagctgcaggggcAGAATGTCCATCtgctgaggaagctgaaggagctgcagagacagtgcAGCCTCCTTGAAgaggagagctgcctgctgtggagcagaagctctcagcagatgcaggaggaggtggagtggCTCAAGGACAAGATGCGTATGCTCAGCCTCCGtacccagcagctg
Coding sequences within:
- the LOC140253391 gene encoding olfactory receptor 14J1-like; protein product: MPNSSSISEFLLLPLADTRQLQLLHFWLLLGIYLAALLGNGLISTAVACDRRLHTPMYFFLLNLALLDLGCISTTLPKAMANALWDTRAISYTGCAAQLFFFVFFLSAEYSLLTIMSYDRYVAICKPLHYGTLMDSRACATMAAAAWGAGVLHSLLHTANTFSLPLCQGNVVNQFFCEIPPILKLSCSASYLREAVFLIFSISLVFGCFVFVLLSYVQIFLVVLRMPSEQGRHKAFSTCLPHLAVVSLFIITGMYAYLNPHSVSSPSMTLMVALLYSVVPPTLNPMIYSMRNREIKHTLRKLLQYALFQLQ